The DNA window ggtcGTTTGTGGCAGTAAGGCGAATTTCGCAAGGGCTTGATCGAGGAAGTGCCTGCCATTCTACTTCTGTGGAGGTTGTGGCAGGATCTGCTGCATGGCTTGGCAGAGGGCTTTCGTGTGTTTGTGCTCAAAGAAGAGATAGTGATGCTCGTCCATCATTTGATTTGACCGCTGCACAGGAGGAATGCCTACAGAGGCTACAGAATCGGATCGATATTGCCTATGATAGTTCTGTTCCAGAACATCAGGAAGCGCTAAGGGCATTGTGGCATGTTGCCTTTCCTGGAGAGGAACTCCGTGGTTTAATATCAGAGCAGTGGAAGGAAATGGGTTGGCAAGGAAAAGATCCATCTACAGATTTTCGGGGTGGTGGTTTCATATCATTGGAGAATTTA is part of the Sesamum indicum cultivar Zhongzhi No. 13 unplaced genomic scaffold, S_indicum_v1.0 scaffold02007, whole genome shotgun sequence genome and encodes:
- the LOC105180366 gene encoding ELMO domain-containing protein A-like; this encodes MDDRGGGGSFVAVRRISQGLDRGSACHSTSVEVVAGSAAWLGRGLSCVCAQRRDSDARPSFDLTAAQEECLQRLQNRIDIAYDSSVPEHQEALRALWHVAFPGEELRGLISEQWKEMGWQGKDPSTDFRGGGFISLENLLYFARNFPKSFQDLLRKKEGDRALWEYPFAVAGVNITFMLIQMLDLEAVKPRTLVGATFLKFLTENESAFDLLYCIAFKLMDHQWLAMHASYMDFNTVMKATRRQLERELLQEDVARL